A single Methanocaldococcus bathoardescens DNA region contains:
- a CDS encoding vWA domain-containing protein yields MKNVIKHDAYDKKAFERFLKNSKYLQKLLSYYSQFHPIHEKLAEDTFYAFFKYVVEFNEHVEEKFKINKAILEGAIKNIEYEKSKLLTELDEVNAGTATIMFCEKFFENLKLKKLNKELKKFISEGKVEGFEEKLKDIAKNTMKDISEEISEVIQGFNAAENFGKGEGDKKLLSPEDRIKLVDKILQNKKIREIVKKLGKLRLLAINEYKSKIKHYSGEIYSTKIGRDLKHLLPKEVVNLSDEILYYDFLRKFVDKKLLIYDIQNKLEKQKGPIVVLLDHSGSMYGDREIWGKAVALSLIEIAKRENRDIYYIAFDDGVRFEKKINPKNITIDEIIEIASLYFGGGTNFIEPLNRAIEIINENEGFKNADILLITDGYAEVNDVFLKEFDKLKNEHNVKLISVFVEVFPTETLKMISDEVIKVYDLVDEEARKIYRAVS; encoded by the coding sequence ATGAAAAATGTCATAAAACATGATGCTTATGACAAAAAGGCATTTGAAAGATTTTTAAAGAATAGCAAATATTTACAAAAACTTCTTAGCTATTATTCTCAATTTCATCCAATTCATGAAAAATTGGCTGAAGATACCTTTTATGCATTCTTTAAGTATGTTGTTGAATTTAATGAGCATGTTGAAGAAAAATTTAAGATAAATAAGGCAATATTGGAAGGAGCTATAAAAAATATTGAATATGAAAAAAGTAAGCTTTTAACTGAATTAGATGAAGTAAATGCTGGAACTGCTACAATAATGTTCTGTGAGAAATTTTTTGAAAATCTAAAACTTAAAAAGCTAAATAAAGAGCTAAAAAAATTTATATCTGAAGGAAAAGTTGAAGGATTTGAAGAGAAATTAAAAGATATTGCTAAAAATACAATGAAAGATATATCAGAAGAAATTTCTGAAGTTATACAGGGATTTAATGCTGCTGAGAATTTTGGTAAAGGGGAAGGAGATAAAAAGCTGTTATCACCAGAAGATAGAATAAAATTGGTAGATAAAATTTTGCAGAATAAAAAGATTAGAGAGATTGTGAAAAAACTTGGTAAATTAAGATTGTTGGCTATAAATGAATACAAATCAAAGATTAAACACTACTCTGGAGAGATATACTCTACAAAAATTGGCAGGGATTTAAAGCATTTACTACCAAAAGAGGTCGTTAATCTTTCAGATGAGATTTTATATTATGATTTCCTTAGGAAATTCGTTGATAAAAAGCTCTTAATTTATGATATTCAGAATAAATTGGAAAAGCAAAAAGGGCCGATTGTAGTTTTATTAGACCACAGTGGTTCAATGTATGGAGATAGAGAAATTTGGGGAAAGGCGGTTGCTTTATCTTTAATAGAAATTGCTAAGAGAGAAAATAGAGATATATATTACATTGCCTTTGATGATGGAGTTAGATTTGAGAAAAAAATAAATCCTAAAAATATAACCATAGATGAAATAATCGAAATTGCTTCCTTATATTTTGGTGGGGGAACAAATTTCATAGAGCCGTTAAATAGAGCCATAGAAATAATAAACGAAAATGAAGGCTTTAAAAATGCAGACATATTGTTAATAACTGATGGCTATGCTGAAGTAAATGATGTCTTTTTAAAAGAATTTGACAAGTTAAAAAATGAACATAATGTTAAATTAATCTCTGTGTTTGTTGAAGTCTTTCCAACAGAAACTTTGAAAATGATTTCTGATGAAGTTATAAAGGTTTATGATTTGGTAGATGAAGAAGCAAGAAAAATATATAGGGCAGTGTCTTAA
- the mfnD gene encoding tyramine--L-glutamate ligase translates to MILFFEYAIASGFEDEGILKEGKMMFDTLLKQFLEIDNVVSLIHKDFVNDYKDFENLKIVEIEDENEIEEKLNNILKSEKINYALTIAPEDENILYNLTKIIEKYPVKNLGCSSEAIKIAGNKYLTYLAIKDSVKTPKTFTPKKYVVKKIDSCGGKFNLFDENFLIQEFVDGENLSVSLIVGKKIYPLSLNRQYIDERGFIGGDVNIEHKLKDKIFNEAIKAVKCIDGLNGYVGVDVIVNDEIYIIEINPRITTTIYGLKTKPSLAELLIKNANNEELKFKVKGEKFTIDK, encoded by the coding sequence GTGATTCTATTCTTCGAATATGCCATTGCTTCTGGTTTTGAAGATGAAGGAATTTTAAAAGAAGGAAAAATGATGTTTGATACGCTATTAAAACAATTCTTAGAGATTGATAATGTTGTATCTTTAATTCATAAAGATTTCGTTAATGATTATAAAGATTTTGAAAACCTTAAAATAGTTGAGATTGAAGATGAAAATGAGATTGAAGAAAAATTAAACAACATTTTAAAATCTGAAAAAATTAACTATGCACTAACTATAGCACCGGAAGATGAAAACATTTTATACAACTTAACAAAAATCATTGAAAAATATCCAGTAAAAAACCTTGGTTGTTCTTCAGAAGCAATAAAAATTGCTGGAAACAAATATTTAACTTACTTAGCAATTAAAGATTCTGTAAAGACGCCAAAAACATTTACACCAAAAAAATACGTAGTAAAAAAGATAGACAGCTGTGGAGGAAAATTTAATTTATTTGATGAGAATTTTTTAATTCAAGAGTTTGTTGATGGAGAAAATTTATCTGTCTCTTTAATTGTTGGTAAAAAAATCTATCCTTTATCTTTAAATAGGCAGTATATTGATGAGAGAGGATTTATTGGTGGAGATGTAAATATTGAGCATAAATTAAAAGATAAAATATTTAATGAAGCTATTAAAGCAGTTAAATGTATAGATGGATTAAATGGATATGTAGGAGTTGATGTTATAGTGAATGATGAAATCTATATTATAGAAATAAATCCAAGAATTACAACAACAATTTATGGATTAAAAACAAAACCAAGTTTGGCAGAGTTATTAATAAAAAATGCAAATAATGAAGAACTAAAATTTAAAGTAAAGGGAGAGAAATTTACAATTGATAAATAA
- a CDS encoding ATP-binding protein, which translates to MRFFDREKELNYLKTYCQLEPNSILFVYGPKSSGKTTVMLRVIEELSKENDIIFFYYDLREYATPTKEEFLEIFFEKGDKKYLLNKFEINLKIFKFGIEEKFDFNSIKLNDVFGKMKESIKAVIKDGKKPVLIIDELQKLKHIYFNGEGKGDKSLLNELFNLFVHLTKVRHLCHVICLTSDTLFIEEIYQNSTLENTSEYYLIDWLRKGTIRNILKEEGFSEEEVNYCSKYLSLPYEISQLINNKKLGLSVEETIKQWINIEKDKIKYLIDTTDLDEEEIYKVLSKFKDKIKISYDKEVKKEEMKYIKFLIENEILFYDVINGIIKPTSIKKWYAIREVLK; encoded by the coding sequence ATGAGATTTTTTGATAGAGAGAAAGAACTTAACTATTTAAAAACCTACTGCCAATTAGAGCCTAATTCTATTTTATTTGTTTATGGTCCTAAGTCATCTGGTAAAACAACAGTAATGCTTAGAGTTATTGAGGAATTATCAAAGGAGAATGATATTATCTTTTTCTATTATGATTTGAGGGAGTATGCTACACCAACAAAAGAAGAGTTTTTAGAAATATTTTTTGAGAAAGGAGATAAAAAGTATTTGCTAAATAAATTTGAAATTAACTTAAAGATATTTAAGTTTGGGATTGAAGAAAAGTTTGATTTTAACAGTATAAAATTAAATGATGTATTTGGCAAGATGAAAGAGAGTATTAAAGCAGTTATAAAAGATGGGAAGAAGCCAGTTTTAATAATTGATGAATTACAGAAATTGAAGCATATTTATTTTAACGGAGAAGGCAAAGGAGATAAATCACTATTAAATGAGTTATTTAATCTCTTTGTTCATTTGACTAAAGTAAGACATCTATGCCATGTTATTTGTCTAACTTCTGATACCTTATTTATTGAAGAGATATATCAAAACTCTACCTTAGAAAATACCTCTGAATATTATCTAATTGATTGGTTAAGAAAAGGAACTATAAGAAATATTTTAAAAGAAGAGGGATTTAGTGAGGAGGAGGTAAATTATTGTTCGAAGTATTTATCATTACCTTATGAAATCTCTCAGTTGATAAATAATAAAAAATTAGGTTTATCTGTTGAAGAGACTATAAAGCAGTGGATTAATATCGAGAAGGATAAGATAAAATATTTAATTGATACAACCGATTTAGATGAAGAGGAAATTTATAAAGTTCTATCCAAGTTTAAGGATAAGATAAAAATCTCTTATGATAAAGAAGTTAAAAAAGAAGAAATGAAGTATATAAAATTTTTAATTGAGAATGAAATTTTGTTTTATGATGTGATAAATGGAATAATTAAGCCAACGTCTATAAAGAAGTGGTATGCTATAAGAGAGGTTCTAAAATAA
- a CDS encoding archaetidylserine decarboxylase: MGKYKKFFAIAVCSLLLFTVYFYRDPDRDITKGNNIILSPADGTVEYIKFYKNGEAEVFKDGNYYVLNVSKYFPNGCYVIGIFMSPLDVHVNRAPISGKVVYTKHIDGSFYPAFLKDVEKINERNVVIIKNGSDYIGVAQIAGFVARRCVLNIKEGDYVEMGERIGKIKLGSQTAVIIPSNYNITIKVGEKVYAGQTIVAVKNTAN, from the coding sequence ATGGGAAAATATAAGAAATTTTTTGCTATAGCTGTTTGTTCTCTACTGTTATTTACTGTTTATTTTTATAGAGACCCAGATAGGGATATAACAAAAGGAAATAACATCATCTTATCCCCAGCCGATGGAACTGTAGAGTATATAAAATTCTACAAAAATGGAGAAGCAGAAGTTTTTAAAGATGGAAATTACTATGTTCTAAATGTTTCAAAATACTTTCCAAATGGTTGTTATGTTATAGGCATTTTTATGTCTCCATTAGATGTGCATGTCAATAGAGCCCCAATAAGTGGAAAAGTTGTATATACAAAGCATATAGATGGGAGTTTCTATCCAGCATTTTTAAAAGATGTAGAAAAAATAAATGAAAGAAATGTAGTAATAATAAAAAATGGTTCTGATTATATTGGAGTTGCCCAAATAGCTGGTTTTGTTGCAAGAAGATGCGTTCTCAATATAAAAGAAGGAGATTATGTTGAGATGGGAGAAAGAATTGGTAAAATAAAGCTTGGCTCACAAACAGCAGTTATAATCCCATCTAATTACAATATAACAATTAAAGTGGGAGAGAAGGTCTATGCAGGACAGACAATCGTTGCAGTCAAAAATACAGCTAATTAA
- a CDS encoding ATP-binding protein, which produces MKFFNREKEIKEILSIIESEPQRINFIFGSINSGKTALINEIINNRLDKDKHVVFYINLRAMFLSKYDDFIEVLFEEYENDKSPLDIIKSLIKDMPSLYGIPIPKNTLNELLNKKRSKNIFKYIIEVFENIKKDGKQPILIIDELQKIGDMKINGFLIYELFNFFVDLTKERHLCHIICLSSDSLFIERVYNEAMLKGRVDYILVDDFDKETALRFIDFLSENILNKKLSDDNKELIYSYVGGKPADIIYVIDKLKNKDLKEILETLLMDEQQKLKYFLKELNYIKPKVVIGEEVIEIKKEDIIEALKLFKDNYEISDDDISEPVYIYLIKRNILFLNPIEGILKPQSYLVWNAIKKLL; this is translated from the coding sequence ATGAAATTTTTTAATAGAGAAAAAGAGATTAAAGAAATTCTCTCAATCATAGAATCTGAGCCACAAAGAATTAATTTTATTTTTGGCTCTATAAATTCAGGAAAAACTGCCTTAATAAATGAGATAATAAACAACAGATTAGATAAAGATAAGCATGTTGTGTTTTATATAAATCTTAGGGCAATGTTTTTATCAAAATATGATGATTTTATAGAAGTTTTATTTGAAGAGTATGAAAATGACAAAAGCCCATTGGATATAATAAAAAGTTTAATAAAAGATATGCCTTCTTTGTATGGCATTCCAATCCCTAAAAACACTTTAAATGAATTATTAAACAAAAAAAGAAGTAAAAATATTTTCAAATACATAATTGAAGTGTTTGAAAATATTAAAAAGGATGGAAAACAACCAATATTAATTATAGATGAACTACAAAAGATAGGAGATATGAAGATTAACGGATTTTTAATATATGAACTTTTTAATTTCTTTGTAGATTTAACAAAAGAAAGGCATTTATGTCATATCATCTGCCTAAGTTCAGATAGTTTATTTATTGAGAGAGTTTATAATGAGGCAATGTTAAAAGGTAGAGTAGATTACATTTTAGTGGATGACTTTGATAAAGAAACTGCCTTAAGATTTATTGATTTTCTATCAGAAAATATTTTAAATAAAAAACTCTCTGATGATAATAAAGAGTTAATTTATAGCTATGTTGGTGGGAAGCCGGCAGATATAATCTATGTTATTGATAAATTAAAAAATAAGGATTTAAAAGAGATTTTAGAAACTTTACTAATGGATGAACAACAAAAATTAAAATATTTTTTGAAAGAGTTAAATTATATAAAACCAAAAGTTGTTATTGGGGAAGAAGTTATAGAGATTAAAAAAGAGGATATCATTGAAGCGTTAAAATTATTTAAAGATAATTATGAGATTAGTGATGATGACATATCAGAGCCAGTTTATATTTATTTAATTAAAAGAAACATTTTATTCTTAAACCCTATTGAAGGAATTCTAAAACCGCAGAGTTATTTAGTGTGGAACGCGATAAAGAAGTTGTTATAA
- a CDS encoding AAA family ATPase, whose translation MLEKIKQELNSYFLERREEIDIALTSILANEHTVFLGNPGVAKSQLIRAIASHINANYFEKLITRFTTEDELFGPLSIKELKDNDRFVRKTNGYLPSAEIAFLDEVFKANSSILNALLSIINERIYHNGDKIEKVPLISLFGASNELPEENELLAFYDRFLFRKVVRGIRSYENLSKLIDLEEEYKPKTVIDIEDVKELQKEALKVDISNIKEDLIKIKLSLESEGIKISDRRFKKSVKAVKCFAYLNEKEKADENDLDILRHIYWNEPDEFYRVSVEIFKLSNHFAGFALEQREILDSLMNEIKKINKDRIQLGGIEYRKCLEILGKLNSMTITLKDVKNKAIEANKPYELVDDVLKEVEGFKKYVEELLKG comes from the coding sequence ATGCTTGAAAAAATCAAACAAGAGCTAAATTCTTATTTCTTAGAAAGAAGGGAAGAAATAGATATAGCATTAACTTCAATCTTAGCTAATGAGCATACTGTATTCTTAGGAAATCCAGGAGTTGCAAAATCACAATTAATTAGAGCTATAGCATCCCACATAAACGCTAACTACTTCGAAAAACTTATAACAAGATTTACTACCGAAGATGAGTTATTCGGCCCTCTAAGTATTAAAGAGTTAAAGGATAATGATAGATTCGTTAGAAAAACTAACGGTTATCTGCCGAGTGCTGAAATTGCCTTCTTGGATGAGGTTTTTAAAGCTAATAGCTCTATATTAAACGCTTTGCTTTCGATAATCAATGAAAGAATTTATCATAATGGGGATAAGATAGAGAAAGTTCCATTAATTAGTTTGTTCGGAGCTTCAAATGAACTACCAGAAGAGAATGAGTTATTAGCTTTCTATGATAGGTTTTTGTTTAGGAAGGTAGTTAGAGGAATAAGAAGCTATGAAAATCTATCAAAGCTGATTGATTTAGAGGAAGAATATAAGCCAAAAACCGTTATTGACATTGAAGATGTTAAAGAATTACAGAAAGAAGCCTTAAAGGTTGATATATCAAATATAAAAGAAGATTTAATTAAAATAAAGTTATCATTGGAAAGTGAAGGAATAAAAATCTCTGATAGAAGATTTAAAAAATCAGTTAAGGCAGTTAAATGCTTCGCTTATCTAAATGAAAAAGAAAAAGCGGATGAGAATGATTTAGATATTTTAAGGCATATATACTGGAATGAGCCAGATGAGTTTTATAGAGTTTCAGTTGAAATTTTTAAATTATCCAATCACTTTGCTGGCTTTGCATTGGAGCAGAGAGAAATCTTGGATAGCTTAATGAATGAAATAAAGAAAATTAATAAAGATAGAATACAGTTGGGAGGAATAGAGTATAGAAAATGCCTTGAAATATTAGGAAAGCTAAATAGCATGACTATAACCTTAAAAGATGTTAAAAATAAAGCAATTGAAGCAAACAAACCTTATGAACTTGTTGATGATGTTTTAAAAGAAGTTGAAGGGTTTAAAAAATATGTTGAAGAGTTATTGAAGGGATAA
- a CDS encoding S-layer protein, with translation MAMSLKKIGAIAVGGAMVATALASGVAAEVTVIGDVSKDLFVKDGQPNCYVVVGADAPSTMDVVSAADIAAKIGSLCYKEGTVEDGSADIKIHAVANSDDWDILKNEIPNGNYTVFVAASDSDYSDSFDNAGADNYGLDANALDLNTNNVSKTVSLGDVATMLKVEDIDPSDWYNSDGDAGEIVAVAVKNDSDSLTIDKKAAIYMTLAYTDGGETFADHVALKPGMRIPFLGQEQAVVKIDADDDVIYLGTSVYDGVLKEGETYDVGNGYEVKVKSVLKSTNQGEYKVTIDILKDGKVVAEKSDTVTSTQSMKVIYGDKVGVVVHGAWMDVGENYGYAELLICKDVKELELGKKYVGDWKVYAITNDTNDKIELKSSIDSDTPVFGIALRYDGDKLDDLDSGDELDILDYVTFKFDDKDKTDKLYVYFSMDKSVDATLDIGQKVSALNADVTLKGIKADAVTPVALTAPIAKLDTEVSLDTADKNLVLVGGPVANKLTKALVDAGKLTLDNDSPATIAVLPGEANGHDVVVVAGGDREKTREAALELIKMI, from the coding sequence ATGGCAATGAGCTTAAAGAAAATTGGTGCTATTGCAGTTGGAGGGGCAATGGTTGCTACAGCTTTAGCAAGCGGAGTCGCTGCTGAAGTAACAGTTATTGGAGATGTTTCAAAAGACTTATTCGTTAAAGATGGACAGCCAAATTGTTACGTTGTTGTAGGTGCTGATGCTCCATCAACAATGGATGTTGTTTCAGCTGCTGATATCGCTGCTAAAATAGGAAGCTTATGCTACAAAGAAGGAACAGTCGAAGATGGAAGTGCTGACATAAAAATTCACGCAGTTGCAAATTCTGATGATTGGGATATATTAAAGAATGAAATTCCAAACGGTAATTATACAGTATTTGTTGCAGCTTCTGACAGCGATTATTCAGATTCATTTGATAATGCAGGAGCAGACAATTATGGTTTAGATGCTAATGCTTTAGATTTAAATACCAATAACGTTAGTAAGACTGTTTCTTTAGGAGATGTAGCAACAATGTTAAAAGTTGAAGATATTGACCCATCAGACTGGTATAATTCAGATGGAGATGCAGGAGAAATTGTTGCTGTTGCTGTTAAAAACGATTCAGATAGCTTAACTATTGACAAAAAAGCAGCAATTTATATGACATTAGCTTATACAGATGGTGGAGAAACATTTGCTGACCATGTTGCATTGAAACCAGGTATGAGAATTCCATTCTTAGGACAAGAACAAGCAGTAGTTAAAATTGATGCTGATGATGATGTAATATATCTTGGAACCTCAGTATACGATGGAGTTTTAAAAGAAGGCGAAACTTATGATGTAGGAAATGGATACGAAGTTAAAGTAAAATCAGTATTAAAGTCAACAAACCAAGGAGAATACAAAGTAACTATCGATATATTAAAAGATGGTAAAGTTGTTGCTGAGAAATCAGATACAGTAACAAGCACACAATCAATGAAAGTAATTTATGGTGACAAAGTAGGAGTTGTTGTACACGGTGCATGGATGGACGTTGGAGAGAACTACGGATATGCAGAATTGTTAATCTGCAAAGATGTTAAAGAATTAGAATTAGGTAAAAAATACGTTGGAGATTGGAAAGTGTATGCAATTACAAATGACACCAATGATAAAATAGAATTAAAATCAAGTATAGATAGTGATACTCCAGTTTTCGGTATTGCATTAAGATATGACGGAGATAAGTTAGATGATTTAGACAGTGGTGATGAATTAGATATATTAGATTACGTTACATTTAAATTTGATGACAAAGACAAGACAGATAAACTATACGTCTACTTCTCAATGGATAAATCTGTTGATGCTACATTAGACATTGGACAGAAAGTTAGTGCATTAAACGCAGATGTCACATTAAAAGGAATCAAAGCTGACGCTGTTACACCAGTTGCATTAACAGCACCAATCGCTAAGTTAGATACAGAAGTTAGCTTAGACACAGCTGACAAGAACTTAGTCTTAGTTGGAGGACCAGTTGCAAACAAATTAACAAAAGCATTAGTTGATGCAGGTAAATTAACATTAGACAACGACAGTCCAGCAACAATCGCTGTCTTACCAGGAGAAGCAAACGGACACGATGTTGTAGTTGTAGCTGGTGGAGACAGAGAGAAAACAAGAGAAGCTGCTTTAGAGTTAATCAAAATGATTTAA
- a CDS encoding deoxyhypusine synthase has protein sequence MEKDPKDIVLKESEDIKGIEIEGPWLDEDISLEEIIKKYYLKIGFQASHIGKAIKIWKLIEEKRKNGEEITVFFGYTSNIVSSGLREIIAYLVKHKKVDVIVTTAGGVEEDFIKCLKPFILGDWDVDGRELREKGINRIGNIFVPNDRYIAFEEYMMEFFEELLNLQKETGKIITASEFCYKLGEFMDKKLKNKEKEKSILYWAYKNNIPIFCPAITDGSIGDMLYFFKKYRKDEELMIDVANDIVKLNDIAINSKETACIVLGGSLPKHSIINANLFREGTDYAIYITTALPWDGSLSGAPPEEGISWGKIGAKADYVEIWGDATIIFPLLVYCVMK, from the coding sequence ATGGAAAAAGACCCAAAAGATATAGTGCTTAAAGAAAGTGAAGACATTAAGGGAATAGAAATTGAAGGGCCATGGTTAGATGAAGATATAAGCTTAGAAGAAATAATTAAGAAATACTACCTAAAAATTGGATTTCAAGCATCACATATTGGTAAGGCAATAAAAATCTGGAAACTTATTGAAGAGAAAAGAAAAAATGGAGAAGAAATAACTGTATTTTTTGGATACACATCAAATATTGTATCTTCTGGATTGAGAGAGATTATAGCTTACCTTGTAAAACATAAAAAGGTTGATGTTATTGTTACAACAGCTGGAGGAGTTGAGGAAGATTTTATAAAATGCTTAAAGCCATTTATATTGGGAGATTGGGATGTAGATGGGAGAGAGTTGAGAGAAAAGGGAATAAATAGAATTGGAAACATCTTTGTTCCAAATGATAGATATATAGCGTTTGAAGAATATATGATGGAATTTTTCGAAGAGCTTTTAAATTTACAGAAAGAAACTGGGAAAATTATTACAGCAAGTGAATTTTGCTATAAATTAGGAGAATTTATGGACAAAAAATTAAAAAATAAAGAAAAAGAAAAATCAATCTTATATTGGGCATATAAAAATAATATTCCAATATTCTGCCCAGCAATAACAGATGGTTCAATTGGGGATATGCTATATTTCTTTAAAAAATACAGAAAAGATGAAGAGTTAATGATAGATGTTGCCAACGATATTGTAAAACTGAATGATATAGCCATAAACTCTAAAGAGACAGCATGTATTGTTTTAGGTGGCTCACTGCCAAAGCATAGCATTATAAATGCCAACCTATTTAGGGAGGGAACTGATTATGCTATATACATAACCACTGCCCTTCCATGGGATGGTTCTTTAAGTGGAGCCCCACCTGAAGAAGGAATATCTTGGGGAAAAATTGGAGCTAAGGCAGATTATGTCGAAATTTGGGGAGATGCAACAATAATATTCCCATTATTAGTTTATTGTGTAATGAAGTAA
- the cobJ gene encoding precorrin-3B C(17)-methyltransferase, producing the protein MLFVVGIGSGSERHFTKEAEEVLNNVDLIVCYKNYKRFVERFNKPIYTTGMTKEIDRVDYALKEAKDKDVALVSSGDATIYGLASLAYEINAVKGYNVDIKVIPGITAASLASAILGSPLNHDFVVISFSDLLTPLETILKRFKCALEGDFVICIYNPLSKRRREPFLKAMEILNDFAKDKDYVIGIVKNAGRDKENIVITNFKELYNNLDSYLEFIDMNTILIIGNSSTKIINNKMITPRGYLDKYKI; encoded by the coding sequence ATGTTATTTGTTGTAGGTATAGGTAGTGGTAGTGAAAGGCATTTTACAAAAGAAGCTGAAGAGGTATTAAATAACGTAGATTTAATTGTATGCTATAAAAATTACAAAAGATTTGTTGAGAGATTTAATAAGCCAATATACACAACAGGTATGACAAAAGAGATTGATAGAGTTGATTATGCTTTAAAAGAGGCAAAAGATAAAGATGTTGCTTTAGTTTCAAGTGGTGATGCAACAATTTATGGATTAGCTTCATTAGCTTATGAGATAAATGCTGTTAAAGGCTACAATGTGGATATAAAAGTTATTCCAGGAATAACAGCTGCTTCATTAGCTTCAGCAATCTTAGGAAGTCCATTAAATCATGATTTTGTTGTTATAAGTTTTAGCGATTTATTAACACCATTAGAAACAATACTAAAAAGATTTAAGTGTGCATTAGAAGGAGATTTTGTTATTTGCATATACAACCCACTAAGTAAAAGAAGAAGAGAGCCGTTTTTAAAAGCTATGGAAATATTAAATGACTTTGCAAAAGATAAAGATTATGTAATTGGAATAGTTAAAAATGCTGGAAGAGATAAAGAGAATATTGTAATTACAAACTTTAAAGAGCTTTATAACAACTTAGACAGCTATTTAGAGTTCATAGATATGAATACAATATTAATTATTGGAAATTCTTCAACAAAAATTATCAATAACAAGATGATAACTCCAAGGGGCTATTTAGATAAGTATAAGATTTAG
- a CDS encoding OB-fold nucleic acid binding domain-containing protein, protein MISTTWLFLNPIQPKEKYIAEIKEGDYVVIKGYIQEMYVKRDKYRHVINISRIVINDGTGNLDIVAFGKTREELLNYILSYYPMIKEGDYVEVKGKISVYNGKYEIILNDIEDFKLIEKRNFERDIYLSSTPTNIYASKYGKKYHTSKNCPYGKRLKEENIIYFYSEDDAKVLGYEKCKWCEEHGE, encoded by the coding sequence ATTATATCTACTACTTGGCTATTTTTAAATCCAATTCAACCAAAAGAAAAATACATAGCTGAGATTAAAGAAGGGGATTATGTTGTTATAAAAGGATACATCCAAGAGATGTATGTTAAAAGGGACAAATATAGGCATGTTATTAATATTTCAAGAATAGTTATAAATGATGGCACTGGAAATTTGGATATTGTTGCCTTTGGTAAGACAAGGGAAGAGCTTTTAAATTACATATTAAGCTATTATCCAATGATTAAAGAAGGAGATTATGTTGAAGTTAAAGGAAAAATCTCAGTATATAATGGAAAGTATGAAATAATTTTAAATGATATTGAAGATTTTAAGCTAATAGAAAAGAGAAACTTTGAGAGGGACATTTATCTATCCTCCACACCAACAAATATCTATGCCTCAAAATATGGTAAAAAGTATCATACATCAAAAAACTGCCCTTATGGAAAAAGATTAAAAGAAGAAAATATAATATATTTTTATTCTGAAGATGATGCAAAGGTTCTTGGTTATGAAAAATGCAAATGGTGTGAAGAACATGGTGAATGA
- a CDS encoding TIGR00296 family protein translates to MRLLTLEEGKFAVKYARAVIENYLAGRKIVIENYPEIFNEKRGCFCTLHTYPDKELRGCIGIPEPIMPLIEALEEAAISAATKDPRFSPVTLEEMDSIVVEVSILTPPELIKVSHPKEYLEKIKIGRDGLIIEYGFYRGLLLPQVPVEYGWDVEEYLAHLCLKAGLPPDMWLAEGVKIYRFEAQIFEEVEPRGEIVEKKL, encoded by the coding sequence ATGAGATTACTAACCTTAGAAGAAGGAAAATTTGCAGTAAAATATGCAAGAGCAGTTATAGAAAACTATTTAGCTGGTAGAAAAATAGTTATAGAAAATTATCCAGAAATATTTAATGAGAAAAGAGGGTGTTTTTGCACTTTACATACTTATCCAGATAAGGAATTGAGGGGATGTATTGGGATTCCAGAACCAATAATGCCATTAATTGAAGCTTTAGAAGAAGCGGCGATAAGTGCAGCTACAAAAGATCCAAGGTTCTCACCAGTAACATTGGAAGAGATGGATAGTATTGTGGTTGAAGTAAGTATTTTAACTCCTCCAGAGCTTATTAAAGTTAGTCATCCAAAAGAATATTTGGAAAAAATAAAAATTGGTAGAGATGGATTAATTATTGAATATGGATTTTATAGAGGGCTTTTATTACCACAAGTCCCTGTTGAGTATGGATGGGATGTTGAAGAATATTTGGCTCATTTATGTTTAAAAGCTGGATTGCCACCAGATATGTGGTTAGCTGAAGGTGTTAAAATTTATAGGTTTGAAGCACAGATATTTGAAGAAGTTGAGCCAAGGGGGGAAATTGTTGAGAAAAAACTATAG